In Nitrospinota bacterium, one DNA window encodes the following:
- the atpF gene encoding F0F1 ATP synthase subunit B encodes MPQFEQVSVFGSLIFWSVISFALLFFLLKRFAFPPILEAIEMREKKIRTDIEDSEKLKEEAQKIKQELEETLKAAHGKAETIVQLAHDEAKKAQEKSLQETEAKVRQIQKDAEQEVQSSRNKLLQEIRSYTAALTIASTEKFLKKALNEDDKKRLVEESIEQVVQELEKRQRN; translated from the coding sequence ATGCCTCAATTTGAACAGGTGTCTGTTTTTGGCTCACTGATTTTCTGGTCGGTGATCTCTTTTGCTCTTTTATTTTTTCTTCTCAAAAGATTTGCGTTTCCTCCAATTCTGGAGGCGATTGAGATGCGGGAGAAAAAAATCCGCACTGATATTGAAGATTCAGAGAAACTGAAAGAAGAAGCGCAAAAAATAAAACAGGAGTTGGAGGAAACTCTAAAAGCCGCGCATGGCAAGGCCGAAACGATTGTGCAACTGGCCCATGATGAGGCCAAGAAGGCTCAGGAAAAAAGTCTTCAGGAAACCGAAGCTAAAGTCCGTCAGATTCAAAAAGACGCCGAGCAGGAAGTTCAAAGCTCACGCAATAAGCTTCTCCAGGAAATTCGCAGTTACACAGCTGCTTTGACAATTGCTTCTACAGAGAAGTTTCTGAAAAAAGCTTTGAATGAAGACGATAAGAAAAGGCTTGTGGAAGAATCCATAGAACAGGTGGTTCAGGAGTTGGAAAAACGTCAGAGAAACTGA
- the atpG gene encoding ATP synthase F1 subunit gamma — protein MPNLKEIKRRIRSVKNTQQITKAMKLVSASKLRKAQQAILEARPYAIKMMDVLNHLAARCNSDLHPLLDVRDGNHHLYLVITSDKGLCGGFNANIIRKTSQHLENNAQNDNSLIIAGKKGNDVFRNRQVNISEEIIGWTKKFDYLKAQEIGENLASQFSGKKVDKVFMVYNEFKSVMQQEVIVEQLLPIVPENLEHKDDTFVVDYIYEPDEEAILDELLKRYMTVEVYRAFLESSASEHGARMTAMDSATRNAGEMIGSLTLTYNQARQAYITKELIEIVNGAEALKG, from the coding sequence ATGCCAAATTTAAAAGAGATTAAACGACGCATTCGCAGCGTAAAAAATACGCAGCAGATTACCAAGGCCATGAAGCTGGTCTCGGCTTCCAAGTTGCGTAAGGCTCAGCAAGCGATTCTTGAAGCCCGGCCTTATGCCATTAAAATGATGGATGTGCTCAACCATCTTGCGGCACGCTGTAATAGTGATCTGCATCCTTTGCTGGATGTGCGCGACGGTAACCATCACTTATACCTTGTCATCACATCGGATAAGGGCTTGTGTGGCGGCTTTAACGCCAACATCATTCGTAAAACATCCCAGCATCTTGAGAACAACGCGCAGAATGACAACTCACTGATCATTGCTGGTAAAAAAGGCAATGATGTTTTTCGAAACCGGCAGGTAAATATTTCTGAGGAAATCATTGGCTGGACGAAAAAGTTTGATTATTTGAAAGCTCAGGAGATTGGCGAAAACCTTGCCAGTCAATTTTCCGGTAAAAAGGTTGATAAAGTCTTTATGGTCTATAACGAGTTTAAATCCGTGATGCAACAAGAGGTTATAGTGGAGCAATTGTTGCCCATTGTTCCAGAAAACCTTGAACATAAAGATGACACATTTGTAGTGGATTATATTTACGAGCCTGATGAAGAAGCAATTCTTGATGAACTGCTCAAACGTTATATGACTGTAGAAGTTTACCGGGCGTTTCTGGAGTCCAGTGCAAGTGAGCATGGCGCACGAATGACCGCCATGGACAGCGCAACACGTAACGCCGGTGAAATGATAGGTTCATTAACCCTTACTTATAATCAGGCTCGGCAGGCATACATCACTAAAGAATTGATAGAAATCGTAAATGGCGCTGAAGCCCTGAAGGGCTGA
- the atpE gene encoding ATP synthase F0 subunit C codes for MGSEAAALIGMGLCAAGFFGAALGIAYIFAKTIETVGRQPNAEARVAKYCWIGFALVEAIALYALVIAFIIMP; via the coding sequence ATGGGTTCAGAAGCTGCTGCATTAATTGGAATGGGATTGTGTGCCGCCGGTTTTTTCGGAGCCGCTTTGGGGATCGCGTATATATTTGCGAAAACCATTGAGACGGTTGGGCGTCAGCCTAACGCAGAGGCCCGGGTAGCAAAGTATTGCTGGATCGGTTTTGCGCTGGTAGAAGCGATCGCGCTGTACGCTCTGGTTATTGCCTTTATCATTATGCCGTAA
- the atpH gene encoding ATP synthase F1 subunit delta: MLENQVGKRYAEALSGNISDTGTLEKALENLRSFNEAMFTEPELARFFEHPSISSEKKQNVVKEICDRLEVDEKVTNMMTLLNERGKVLFLGKIVEYFEQVVDRRLNQTRVQVTSAHPLTTENIDRLKTALNKILGKTILIDTEVDESLIGGIMLRIGDQVADDTIRNRLEILKRTIEKEEVA, translated from the coding sequence ATGCTTGAAAATCAGGTAGGAAAAAGATATGCCGAGGCCCTTTCCGGGAATATTTCCGATACAGGTACATTGGAAAAGGCTCTCGAAAATTTGAGGTCTTTCAATGAGGCCATGTTTACGGAGCCTGAATTGGCCCGTTTTTTTGAGCATCCTTCCATTTCATCGGAAAAGAAACAAAATGTGGTTAAGGAGATTTGCGACCGCCTGGAGGTAGATGAAAAAGTAACAAACATGATGACTTTGCTCAATGAGCGGGGCAAGGTTTTGTTTCTGGGCAAGATTGTTGAGTACTTTGAACAAGTAGTAGACCGCCGTTTGAACCAGACACGTGTCCAGGTCACTTCGGCTCATCCTTTGACTACTGAAAACATTGACCGGTTAAAAACCGCTCTCAATAAAATTTTAGGAAAAACTATTTTGATCGATACCGAGGTGGATGAGTCGCTGATAGGCGGCATCATGTTGCGCATCGGCGACCAAGTGGCGGATGACACCATTCGTAACCGTTTGGAGATCTTAAAACGAACGATAGAAAAAGAGGAGGTAGCCTAA
- the atpD gene encoding F0F1 ATP synthase subunit beta, with protein MNKGKIIQVMGPVVDVSFEDGVLPELYNAVKIERPGEGGENETLVCEVAQHLGDNAVRSVAMHSTDGLVRGMEVIDSGAPITVPVGEEVLGRILNVVGDPVDKKPPVESKANWSIHRDAPAFEEQDTKMEMLETGIKVIDLLEPYLKGGKTGLFGGAGVGKTVLIMELIRNIGAEHGGFSVFAGVGERTREGNDLYHEMVESDVIDKTALIYGQMTEPPGARMRVGLTGLTCAEYFRDEGGKDVLLFIDNVFRFSQAGSEVSALLGRIPSAVGYQPTLATEMGNMQERITSTKKGSITSVQAIYVPADDLTDPAPATTFSHLDATTVLNRRISELGIYPAVDPLDSTSRILDPEVLGDDHYNTARGVQQVLQRYKDLQDIIAILGMDELSEEDKQVVSRARKIQKYLSQPFFVAEVFTGSPGKYVKVQDTIEGFKHILEGRGDDISEQAFYMVGTLDEVHAKQKELDKKSA; from the coding sequence ATGAACAAGGGAAAAATCATCCAAGTCATGGGACCCGTTGTAGACGTGAGTTTTGAAGACGGTGTTTTGCCTGAACTTTATAACGCGGTCAAAATCGAACGTCCTGGTGAAGGCGGCGAGAATGAAACTCTGGTTTGTGAAGTGGCGCAACACCTTGGTGATAATGCTGTCCGCTCTGTAGCCATGCATTCTACTGATGGATTGGTTCGAGGTATGGAAGTTATCGATAGTGGTGCTCCTATCACTGTTCCTGTTGGAGAAGAAGTTCTCGGGCGAATTCTAAATGTTGTGGGTGACCCGGTAGATAAGAAGCCTCCCGTAGAGTCAAAAGCCAATTGGAGCATTCACCGTGATGCCCCTGCTTTCGAAGAGCAGGACACTAAAATGGAAATGCTTGAAACCGGAATTAAAGTTATCGACTTATTGGAGCCTTACCTAAAGGGTGGAAAAACTGGCCTGTTTGGTGGCGCGGGTGTGGGCAAGACTGTTTTGATCATGGAATTGATCCGTAATATTGGTGCCGAGCATGGTGGTTTCTCTGTGTTTGCAGGAGTGGGTGAGCGAACCCGTGAAGGTAATGACCTCTATCACGAGATGGTGGAGTCGGACGTTATCGACAAGACGGCTTTGATTTATGGACAAATGACGGAACCTCCGGGAGCGCGTATGCGTGTGGGACTTACCGGACTGACATGTGCTGAATATTTTCGTGATGAAGGGGGTAAGGACGTTCTGCTCTTTATCGATAATGTTTTCCGTTTTTCACAGGCCGGCTCTGAAGTATCCGCGTTATTGGGACGTATTCCTTCGGCGGTAGGTTATCAGCCTACGCTGGCAACCGAAATGGGCAATATGCAGGAGCGCATTACATCTACCAAAAAAGGATCGATCACCTCGGTTCAGGCGATTTATGTTCCTGCTGATGACTTAACAGACCCCGCCCCAGCAACTACTTTCTCACATTTGGATGCGACGACTGTATTGAACCGTAGAATTTCTGAGTTGGGCATTTACCCTGCTGTGGATCCGCTGGACTCGACTTCACGAATTCTGGACCCTGAAGTGTTGGGTGATGATCATTACAACACTGCTCGAGGAGTGCAACAAGTCTTGCAGCGTTATAAAGATTTGCAGGATATCATTGCAATTCTGGGTATGGATGAGCTTTCAGAAGAAGACAAGCAGGTGGTTTCCCGTGCAAGAAAAATCCAAAAATATTTATCACAACCATTCTTCGTTGCTGAAGTCTTTACCGGGTCACCGGGAAAATATGTAAAAGTACAAGATACGATTGAAGGTTTCAAGCACATCCTTGAAGGGCGTGGTGATGATATTTCTGAACAAGCTTTTTATATGGTGGGAACCTTGGATGAAGTACACGCAAAACAGAAAGAATTGGATAAAAAATCAGCATGA
- a CDS encoding F0F1 ATP synthase subunit epsilon, with protein sequence MSQKLILSIVTPEKHLVAEEVDQVNAPGTEGDLGILYDHAPILTNLRSGQLSYEKDGEKTALIVSGGYLEVTDNRVTILAETGEFLHEIDRERAERAHADAEKLLDQSDLSEEEFIEAQKKLFRAVARLEHFDNN encoded by the coding sequence ATGAGCCAGAAACTAATACTTAGCATTGTAACTCCTGAAAAACATCTTGTAGCGGAAGAGGTAGATCAAGTCAATGCTCCAGGTACTGAGGGCGACTTGGGTATTCTTTATGATCACGCACCCATTCTTACTAATCTTCGTTCAGGACAGTTGTCTTATGAAAAAGATGGTGAGAAGACTGCTCTGATTGTCAGTGGTGGTTACTTAGAAGTGACGGATAATAGAGTGACTATTTTAGCTGAAACGGGCGAATTTTTACATGAAATTGATCGTGAGCGCGCTGAACGTGCACACGCAGATGCAGAAAAACTTTTAGACCAGTCCGATCTTTCCGAAGAAGAGTTCATTGAAGCACAGAAAAAACTATTCCGTGCTGTTGCGCGTCTTGAACACTTCGATAATAATTAG
- a CDS encoding KamA family protein, protein MLQTTTISMKRCDDISPSNQELDKISIDPKSHNLLKQLLQENPDLDKIMKKTKNEIEALEEVRNWIMGVLEENPEALDFYKKEYVDRKTFESIKWPDYASIRLLDYINNAGREFEDLNLRGEIAINNPIKMVWLAARHGIGGAKPYFFEDMIYLFRQLRGEMAHQPPTRNMIEKWMDRWPSGLDSRIVQLREENKERILKIIIAKMENGEISSRSFKFEPGLSPEEKYSTAMKWWNDSHFHLNFAIRSPGLLNEMLGYSLDPDTMQILKSAKNAGVPFFVNPYYLSLLHIKAPYFAIGADLAIRDYVIYSKQLVEEFGNIVAWEKEDKVEPGKPNAAGWLLPTHNNVHRRYPEVAILIPDTVGRACGGLCQSCQRMYDFQSGRLNFDLNKLQPKKTWPEKLKCLMDYFENDSQLRDILITGGDALMSSDKSLHEVLEAIYQMATRKKEANKSRNEGDKYAEIVRVRLGTRLPVYIPQRITNKLVKILAEFKSKASKIGITQFFVQTHFECPMEVTPEAREGIRKLISAGWTLTNQHVLTTASSRRGHTAKLRKILNKIGVLGYYTFSTKGYMENQHNFATNARAVQEQMEEKVFGLLPEKTKSKIHQFSLEAENMVKNIEKLRCSANLPFLSTDRNILNLPGIGKSLSFRVIGITRYGRRILEFEHDANRLHSPIINKMGKVIIIESKSISEYLKNLEEMGEDVSEYTSIWGYSIGRTEPRMPVYEYPEYQFKATSKFTNLEPDSPN, encoded by the coding sequence ATGTTGCAAACGACCACCATTTCTATGAAAAGATGTGATGATATCTCTCCAAGCAACCAAGAGTTGGATAAAATCTCCATAGATCCCAAATCACATAACCTGCTCAAACAACTCCTTCAGGAAAATCCCGATTTAGATAAAATAATGAAAAAAACAAAAAATGAAATTGAAGCGCTTGAGGAAGTTAGAAACTGGATCATGGGAGTTCTTGAAGAAAACCCTGAAGCACTAGATTTTTATAAAAAGGAATATGTTGATAGAAAAACGTTCGAGTCTATCAAATGGCCGGATTATGCATCAATAAGGTTACTGGACTATATCAATAACGCGGGAAGGGAATTTGAAGACTTAAATTTAAGAGGTGAAATTGCTATCAATAACCCCATCAAGATGGTTTGGCTGGCAGCGAGACATGGGATCGGAGGAGCTAAACCTTATTTTTTTGAAGACATGATTTATTTATTCAGGCAACTGAGGGGAGAAATGGCTCATCAACCTCCAACCAGAAACATGATTGAGAAGTGGATGGATCGATGGCCTTCCGGCCTTGATTCTCGAATCGTCCAATTGAGGGAAGAAAATAAGGAGCGAATACTTAAAATTATAATTGCCAAAATGGAAAATGGCGAAATTTCCAGTAGAAGTTTCAAGTTTGAACCAGGTCTGTCACCAGAAGAGAAATATTCAACCGCAATGAAATGGTGGAATGACAGCCATTTTCATCTCAACTTTGCCATACGTTCTCCCGGCCTGTTGAATGAAATGCTTGGATACTCGCTCGACCCGGACACAATGCAAATTTTAAAAAGCGCAAAAAACGCGGGGGTACCATTTTTTGTAAACCCTTACTACTTATCTTTACTCCATATCAAGGCCCCATACTTTGCCATTGGAGCGGATTTGGCCATTAGGGATTATGTAATTTATAGCAAACAACTTGTCGAAGAATTCGGCAATATCGTGGCTTGGGAGAAAGAAGACAAAGTTGAACCTGGAAAACCTAACGCGGCCGGTTGGTTATTGCCCACACACAACAACGTTCATAGGCGTTACCCCGAAGTCGCTATTTTGATCCCGGATACTGTAGGCAGAGCCTGTGGGGGTTTATGCCAATCCTGTCAAAGAATGTACGATTTTCAAAGTGGTCGTCTTAATTTTGATTTGAATAAACTTCAACCTAAGAAAACCTGGCCTGAAAAACTGAAGTGTCTGATGGATTATTTTGAAAACGATTCACAGCTTCGGGATATTTTAATTACCGGCGGTGATGCCTTGATGAGTTCGGATAAGTCTCTTCATGAGGTATTGGAGGCTATTTATCAAATGGCCACCCGGAAAAAAGAGGCAAATAAATCAAGGAATGAGGGCGACAAATATGCCGAGATCGTTCGGGTCAGGCTGGGAACGCGCCTTCCGGTCTATATTCCTCAACGAATCACCAATAAACTTGTCAAAATTCTGGCCGAATTCAAATCCAAGGCATCCAAAATCGGTATCACACAATTCTTCGTACAAACTCATTTTGAATGCCCGATGGAAGTAACCCCTGAAGCCCGGGAAGGAATCAGAAAACTTATTTCCGCGGGATGGACTTTAACCAACCAACATGTATTGACCACGGCATCTTCACGAAGAGGCCATACTGCCAAACTCAGAAAAATCTTGAATAAAATCGGAGTGCTTGGATACTACACTTTTTCCACAAAAGGATATATGGAGAACCAACATAACTTTGCCACCAATGCGCGGGCTGTTCAAGAACAAATGGAAGAAAAGGTTTTTGGTCTGCTCCCTGAAAAAACTAAATCAAAAATCCACCAATTTTCACTTGAAGCTGAAAATATGGTGAAGAATATAGAGAAGTTAAGGTGCTCGGCTAATTTGCCGTTTCTATCTACCGACCGGAATATCCTCAATTTACCAGGCATAGGAAAAAGCTTATCATTTAGAGTCATTGGAATTACGCGTTATGGCCGGCGAATTTTGGAATTCGAGCATGACGCAAATAGACTACACAGCCCCATTATCAATAAAATGGGGAAAGTGATTATCATTGAATCCAAATCTATTAGTGAATACCTAAAGAATCTTGAAGAAATGGGTGAAGATGTCTCAGAATACACTAGTATTTGGGGGTATTCTATTGGGAGAACAGAACCTCGAATGCCAGTATATGAATATCCTGAATATCAATTCAAAGCCACTTCGAAGTTCACAAATTTAGAACCTGATTCACCCAACTAA
- a CDS encoding F0F1 ATP synthase subunit alpha — protein MNLRADEISSLIQKQIEGFEEGIELKETGRVISVGDGIARIYGLGEAMSGELLEFPGGLAGMVLNLEEDNVGAVLLGRDEDIKEGDEVKRTGRIMEVPIGPELVGRVVDGLGQPIDGKGPVKTEKFGPIERVAPGVIDRKSVHEPMQTGIKAIDGMIPVGRGQRELIIGDRQTGKTAVAIDTIINQKGQNMFCIYVAVGQKRSTVARVVKSLEQHGAMEYTIVVSASASDPAPMQFIAPYAGCAMGEYFRDNGQHCLIVYDDLSKQAAAYRQLSLLLRRPPGREAYPGDVFFLHSRLLERSAKVSDELGAGSMTALPIIETQAGDVSAYIPTNVISITDGQIFLETDLFYSGVRPAINVGLSVSRVGGAAQIKGMKQVAGQLRLDLAQYREMAAFAQFGSDLDAATQAQLNRGERLVELLKQDQYKPLSAVQQIVSIFSGVRGLIDDIPVADVKKFENGLLNFMEDKHQALLNKIEEAKKLDDDSEAQLKAAIEEFKGLFKS, from the coding sequence GTGAATTTACGAGCCGATGAAATCAGTTCCTTGATTCAAAAGCAGATTGAAGGCTTTGAAGAAGGGATCGAGCTCAAGGAAACCGGACGGGTGATTTCTGTGGGCGACGGAATCGCGCGTATTTATGGTCTTGGAGAAGCCATGTCGGGTGAACTTCTGGAATTTCCCGGTGGTTTGGCGGGTATGGTCCTCAACCTTGAGGAAGACAATGTCGGAGCGGTTTTGCTCGGGCGTGATGAAGATATTAAGGAAGGAGATGAGGTAAAGCGAACCGGCCGTATCATGGAAGTTCCTATTGGCCCTGAGCTGGTTGGGCGGGTTGTGGATGGCTTGGGACAGCCTATTGACGGGAAAGGACCTGTTAAAACCGAAAAGTTTGGACCGATTGAAAGGGTTGCACCCGGTGTTATTGACAGGAAATCGGTTCATGAACCTATGCAAACAGGTATTAAAGCTATCGATGGCATGATTCCTGTTGGCAGGGGACAACGGGAATTGATCATTGGTGACCGCCAGACAGGCAAAACCGCCGTTGCCATTGATACCATTATCAATCAAAAAGGTCAGAACATGTTCTGCATCTATGTGGCGGTGGGGCAGAAACGCTCTACGGTTGCACGGGTGGTGAAATCATTGGAACAACATGGTGCGATGGAATATACCATTGTGGTTTCCGCATCAGCCAGTGACCCGGCTCCCATGCAGTTTATCGCTCCGTATGCAGGATGTGCCATGGGTGAGTATTTCCGGGATAACGGGCAACACTGCCTGATTGTTTATGATGATCTTAGTAAGCAGGCAGCCGCTTACAGACAATTATCGCTTTTATTAAGACGACCTCCGGGACGTGAAGCTTATCCCGGTGATGTATTCTTTCTGCACTCCAGATTGCTGGAGCGGTCCGCAAAAGTCAGTGATGAACTGGGTGCCGGGTCCATGACCGCCTTGCCGATTATTGAGACTCAGGCGGGTGACGTATCTGCGTACATTCCGACCAACGTAATTTCCATTACAGATGGTCAGATTTTCCTGGAAACAGACCTATTTTATTCTGGCGTGCGTCCCGCTATCAACGTTGGTTTGTCAGTCTCTCGTGTTGGTGGCGCGGCACAAATCAAGGGAATGAAGCAGGTTGCAGGTCAGCTGCGTCTTGATCTTGCGCAGTACCGTGAAATGGCCGCCTTCGCACAGTTTGGAAGTGACTTGGATGCAGCGACACAGGCACAACTTAACCGTGGTGAACGACTGGTGGAATTGCTCAAGCAGGATCAATATAAACCCTTGAGCGCAGTTCAACAGATCGTTTCCATATTCTCGGGTGTTCGTGGGCTGATCGATGATATTCCTGTCGCTGATGTCAAAAAGTTCGAAAATGGTCTTCTCAACTTTATGGAAGACAAGCATCAGGCGCTTTTGAATAAAATTGAAGAAGCCAAGAAACTTGATGATGACTCAGAGGCACAGTTAAAAGCAGCTATTGAGGAATTCAAGGGACTTTTTAAAAGTTAA